From a single Oncorhynchus nerka isolate Pitt River linkage group LG11, Oner_Uvic_2.0, whole genome shotgun sequence genomic region:
- the LOC115137724 gene encoding heart- and neural crest derivatives-expressed protein 2-like, which yields MRIAYFPKNILENLTLIGERERVFVSWFVSSSLVYCCVAMSLVGGFPHHPVMHHDGYSFAAAAAASRCHEENPYFHGWLISHPEMSPPDYSMAPSYSPEYSTGGPALDHAHYGGGIPGAGVAGIGMGPRPVKRRPTANRKERRRTQSINSAFSELRDCIPNVPADTKLSKIKTLRLATSYIAYLMDILDKDEQNGDAEAFKADFKKTEAKEERRKKEVNDVLKNTASSNDKKTKGRTGWPQHVWALELKQ from the exons ATGAGAATAGCCTATTTTCCTAAAAATATTTTGGAGAACCTGACTTTAATCGGAGAGCGCGAACGCGTATTCGTTTCGTGGTTCGTTAGTAGCAGTTTGGTCTACTGCTGTGTCGCCATGAGTTTAGTTGGTGGATTCCCTCACCATCCGGTGATGCATCATGACGGCTACTCCTTTGCGGCAGCAGCAGCTGCAAGCCGCTGCCACGAAGAGAACCCCTACTTCCACGGTTGGCTGATAAGCCACCCGGAGATGTCTCCCCCAGACTACAGTATGGCACCCTCGTACAGCCCCGAATACTCCACCGGGGGCCCGGCGTTAGACCACGCACACTACGGAGGTGGTATCCCCGGGGCTGGCGTCGCTGGGATCGGGATGGGACCTCGGCCGGTGAAACGGAGACCTACGGCAAACCGAAAGGAGAGGCGCAGGACTCAGAGCATCAACAGCGCCTTCTCCGAGCTCAGGGATTGCATTCCTAATGTTCCTGCGGATACTAAACTGTCCAAAATAAAGACCCTCCGGTTGGCTACCAGTTATATCGCCTACCTCATGGACATTCTGGACAAGGACGAGCAGAACGGCGACGCAGAGGCCTTCAAAGCGGACTTCAAAAAGACAGAagcaaaggaggagaggagaaagaaagaagtg AATGACGTTTTGAAAAACACAGCGAGCAGCAATGACAAGAAAACCAAAGGAAGGACTGGTTGGCCGCAGCATGTCTGGGCTTTGGAACTCAAACAGTGA